A single region of the Acidobacteriaceae bacterium genome encodes:
- the mfd gene encoding transcription-repair coupling factor, producing MILPFVRELVADLERSPVFERVRRHLAGGTGRRRVSGLTATARALYLPYFVKAAEAPALVLVADNKAAEALHANVLAACQLSGALSAEEVLRLPAHDVLPFENLSPHPEIQEQRAATLWKIASGQARLVIVPIEAACMRLFARDHYAALALMLRRGEEHIPEMLVDHLISVGYTRVDVVDMPGQVTIRGGILDVYGPEMERPVRIDFFGDEIESIRRFDPETQRSSTSIDEALLLPLTETPATEKLLEAINARLTRSGSAGAALEGGDTPAELQTHVGGNAREATIFPGWEFYAPVAGARSSLLELMGQHTRVFVEEPAMVLNQGERWWNKVEQRHERSGIGSLVRAEDLYLSPWELEDRLRAFSGCDLDQLGAVDVLESTRSDASEIEFATRPTLRFHGSIPSFIDELKKLMESEARVLVAAPNQGELERLAGLLQEYNVPYRIGWRTDHGASATVFSESSYLAGDLRTPVLVRAAIANGVQVLDLDRATARQFVLFGANDLNDEVDVHARPVRRGKTSAFVSDLRDLAVGDYVVHVEHGIARYDGLRVIDEKTSSDGDGSSQLELMILTFAEDAKLYVPLTRLDLIQKYRSTEAGPAPQLNRLGNPSWSKTKARVKKAMEDMAEELLKLYAQRKAAMGTAFSPDNNMMREFEDAFDYNETDDQISAIADIKSDMESTQPMDRLLCGDVGYGKTEVAMRAAFKAVQDSKQVAVLTPTTVLCFQHFESFKRRFANFPVTVEMISRFRTAKERKEILERVADGKVDILIGTHAILAQGLKFQDLGLLVVDEEQRFGVRHKERLKQMRAAIDVLSMSATPIPRTLHMSLVGLRDMSVIETPPKDRMAIQTVVAKFDEKLIRTAIEVELERGGQTYFVSNRVETIYEMATKIRELVPQARVVVGHGQMPEAELERAMLAFMNGEYDVLCATSIIENGLDIPRANTIIINRADRHGLSELYQLRGRVGRSNRRAYAYLLIPPEQQLTEIARRRLAALKEFSDLGAGFKIAALDLELRGAGNMLGGEQSGHIEAIGFELYTQMLEEAVSKLKGEGHEERLQVTINLGISLRIDESYIAEENQRLRMYKRIAGANTDAMLTEIRDELQDRYGQPPENVQHLMAVGEIRLICERLSIAQIERKRVAVEEKAEAKKGAPAPQQKPPARPQTVHWAGREVARPTNAWQPSTMLNRTQQPLAGRHGQAPQVASLQFSSRAALNRSGESNAAKAARDAIATRATNSPLAQAGKMKPMRDMLFITFSEKLHAAPAEAGKGINVGVLMKLVSRNAKNGAQLTPQGVLRWPLSGSNAETVLKETRELLAQLGGATD from the coding sequence ATGATTCTTCCGTTCGTCCGCGAGTTGGTCGCGGACCTTGAACGATCTCCAGTCTTTGAGCGTGTGCGTCGCCATCTAGCGGGCGGCACGGGCCGGAGACGTGTGTCCGGACTGACCGCGACCGCGCGGGCTCTCTATCTTCCCTACTTCGTGAAGGCCGCTGAGGCGCCAGCGCTCGTGCTTGTGGCGGACAACAAGGCCGCCGAGGCGCTGCATGCAAATGTGCTCGCGGCCTGCCAGTTGAGCGGCGCGCTGAGTGCCGAAGAGGTGCTGCGGCTTCCCGCGCACGATGTGCTTCCGTTTGAAAATCTCTCGCCGCATCCGGAGATCCAGGAGCAGCGCGCAGCTACGCTCTGGAAGATTGCAAGCGGGCAGGCACGGCTCGTGATCGTGCCGATTGAGGCTGCATGCATGCGGCTGTTTGCGCGCGATCATTACGCTGCGCTCGCTCTGATGCTGCGTCGCGGTGAGGAACACATACCGGAGATGCTGGTCGATCATTTGATCTCGGTCGGCTACACGCGCGTGGATGTCGTCGACATGCCGGGGCAGGTGACGATTCGCGGCGGCATTCTGGATGTGTATGGGCCCGAGATGGAGCGGCCGGTGCGCATCGACTTCTTCGGTGACGAGATCGAGTCGATTCGGCGCTTTGATCCGGAGACCCAGCGCTCTTCGACGTCGATCGACGAGGCGCTGCTGCTTCCGCTCACAGAGACACCCGCGACCGAGAAGCTGCTCGAGGCGATCAATGCACGGCTGACGCGCAGCGGAAGTGCGGGCGCTGCGCTGGAGGGCGGTGATACTCCAGCGGAGTTGCAGACGCATGTCGGTGGCAATGCGCGTGAGGCGACGATCTTTCCCGGGTGGGAGTTTTACGCGCCAGTCGCCGGAGCGCGGTCGTCGCTGCTGGAACTGATGGGGCAGCACACGCGGGTATTCGTGGAAGAGCCCGCGATGGTGCTGAACCAGGGCGAGCGCTGGTGGAACAAGGTCGAGCAGCGGCATGAACGCTCCGGCATCGGGTCGCTGGTGCGCGCGGAGGATCTGTATCTCTCGCCGTGGGAGCTTGAGGACAGATTGCGTGCATTCTCGGGCTGTGATCTCGATCAACTCGGCGCGGTAGACGTGCTCGAGAGCACGCGGAGCGACGCGAGCGAGATCGAGTTTGCGACGCGGCCAACGCTGCGCTTTCATGGATCGATTCCGAGTTTCATCGATGAGTTGAAGAAGCTGATGGAGAGTGAGGCGCGCGTGCTCGTGGCTGCTCCCAATCAGGGTGAGCTGGAGCGGCTTGCCGGGCTACTGCAGGAATACAACGTGCCGTACCGCATCGGCTGGCGCACGGACCACGGCGCGTCGGCGACCGTGTTTTCGGAGTCGAGCTATCTCGCCGGCGACCTGCGCACGCCAGTGCTGGTGCGCGCCGCGATTGCGAATGGCGTGCAGGTGCTCGATCTCGATCGGGCGACTGCTCGGCAGTTTGTACTCTTCGGCGCGAATGATCTGAACGACGAGGTCGACGTGCACGCGCGCCCCGTGCGCCGCGGCAAGACCTCGGCGTTTGTCTCGGACCTGCGCGATCTTGCGGTGGGCGATTATGTCGTGCACGTCGAGCATGGAATCGCGCGCTACGACGGCCTGCGTGTCATTGACGAAAAAACGAGCAGCGACGGCGATGGGAGTTCGCAGCTTGAGCTGATGATCCTCACCTTTGCCGAGGACGCGAAGCTGTATGTTCCGCTCACACGCCTCGATCTGATTCAGAAATATCGCTCAACGGAAGCAGGACCCGCGCCGCAGTTGAATCGGCTTGGAAATCCTTCGTGGTCCAAGACCAAGGCGCGCGTGAAGAAAGCCATGGAGGACATGGCTGAGGAGCTGCTAAAGCTCTACGCGCAGCGCAAGGCCGCGATGGGCACAGCGTTTTCGCCCGACAACAACATGATGCGCGAGTTCGAGGACGCGTTCGACTACAACGAGACGGACGACCAGATCAGTGCGATTGCGGACATCAAGTCGGACATGGAGTCGACGCAGCCGATGGATCGCCTGCTCTGCGGCGACGTGGGCTACGGCAAGACCGAGGTGGCGATGCGCGCGGCGTTCAAGGCCGTGCAGGATTCAAAACAGGTTGCTGTGCTCACCCCGACGACGGTGCTCTGTTTCCAGCACTTCGAAAGCTTTAAGCGGCGCTTCGCAAACTTCCCTGTCACCGTCGAGATGATCTCGCGTTTCCGCACGGCCAAGGAGCGCAAGGAGATTCTGGAGCGTGTGGCCGATGGTAAAGTCGACATCCTGATCGGAACGCACGCGATTCTTGCGCAGGGATTGAAGTTCCAGGACCTCGGATTGCTGGTGGTGGATGAGGAACAGCGCTTTGGCGTGCGGCATAAGGAGCGCCTGAAGCAGATGCGCGCCGCGATCGATGTGCTGTCGATGTCGGCGACGCCGATTCCGCGCACGCTGCATATGAGTCTGGTTGGATTGCGCGACATGAGTGTCATTGAGACGCCGCCGAAGGACCGTATGGCAATTCAGACGGTCGTGGCGAAGTTCGACGAGAAGCTGATTCGCACAGCGATTGAAGTGGAGCTGGAGCGCGGCGGGCAGACGTATTTTGTGTCGAACCGCGTTGAGACGATCTACGAGATGGCGACGAAGATTCGCGAGCTCGTGCCGCAGGCGCGCGTCGTTGTGGGCCATGGCCAGATGCCGGAGGCGGAGCTCGAGCGCGCGATGCTCGCGTTCATGAACGGCGAGTACGACGTGCTGTGCGCGACGAGCATCATCGAAAACGGCCTTGATATTCCGCGCGCAAACACGATCATCATCAACCGCGCAGACCGTCACGGATTGAGCGAGCTATATCAGCTTCGCGGACGCGTAGGGCGGTCGAATCGGCGCGCCTATGCGTACCTTCTGATTCCGCCGGAGCAGCAGTTGACGGAGATTGCGCGGCGCCGGCTTGCAGCATTGAAAGAGTTCTCGGATCTCGGTGCGGGATTCAAAATCGCCGCGCTGGACCTGGAGCTGCGCGGCGCGGGCAACATGCTCGGCGGCGAGCAATCTGGCCACATCGAGGCGATCGGCTTTGAGCTCTACACGCAGATGCTTGAAGAGGCCGTGAGCAAGCTGAAAGGCGAAGGCCACGAGGAGCGCCTGCAGGTCACGATCAACCTCGGCATCTCGCTGCGCATCGACGAGAGCTATATCGCTGAGGAGAATCAACGACTGCGCATGTACAAGCGCATCGCCGGCGCGAACACGGACGCGATGCTCACTGAGATTCGTGACGAGTTGCAGGATCGTTACGGGCAGCCTCCGGAAAACGTGCAGCACCTGATGGCAGTCGGCGAAATTCGGCTGATCTGCGAGCGGCTGTCAATCGCGCAGATCGAACGCAAGCGCGTGGCGGTGGAGGAAAAGGCCGAGGCGAAGAAGGGTGCTCCCGCTCCGCAACAGAAGCCACCCGCCCGCCCGCAGACAGTGCATTGGGCGGGACGGGAAGTCGCGCGACCGACCAACGCGTGGCAGCCGTCGACGATGCTGAATCGGACGCAGCAACCGCTGGCCGGCCGCCATGGACAGGCGCCGCAGGTCGCATCCCTACAGTTTTCCTCGCGAGCAGCGCTGAATCGCAGCGGCGAATCGAACGCCGCGAAGGCTGCTCGTGATGCCATAGCAACGCGCGCAACAAACTCGCCGCTCGCGCAGGCGGGCAAGATGAAGCCGATGCGCGACATGCTCTTCATCACCTTCAGCGAGAAGCTGCACGCCGCGCCGGCGGAGGCTGGGAAAGGCATCAACGTCGGCGTGCTGATGAAGCTTGTCTCGCGCAACGCGAAGAATGGCGCGCAGCTTACACCGCAGGGTGTGCTGCGCTGGCCGTTGTCGGGGTCGAATGCGGAGACGGTGCTCAAGGAAACGCGCGAGTTGCTGGCGCAACTAGGCGGCGCAACGGACTGA